From one Lycium ferocissimum isolate CSIRO_LF1 chromosome 7, AGI_CSIRO_Lferr_CH_V1, whole genome shotgun sequence genomic stretch:
- the LOC132064770 gene encoding DNA-directed RNA polymerase II subunit 4-like — MSWKEEENAGELKIGDEFLKAKCLMNCEVALILEHKYKQMCDDPTNQVSQVFEKSLQYVKCFSQYKKRHSVRQAREILSRYQLDEFELCVVGNLCPETVEEGIATVPSIKNRLDEESIQEILTDLSLIKKFE, encoded by the coding sequence ATGTCgtggaaagaagaagaaaatgcgGGCGAGCTGAAGATTGGTGATGAGTTTTTAAAGGCCAAATGTCTAATGAATTGTGAAGTAGCATTGATTCTTGAACACAAATATAAGCAGATGTGTGATGATCCAACCAATCAAGTTTCGCAGGTATTTGAAAAGTCACTGCAATATGTGAAGTGTTTCAGTCAGTACAAGAAACGTCATAGTGTTAGACAAGCTCGAGAGATACTTAGTAGGTATCAACTTGATGAATTCGAGCTCTGTGTTGTGGGGAATCTTTGCCCAGAAACAGTTGAGGAAGGTATTGCTACGGTCCCATCAATCAAGAATAGACTTGACGAGGAATCAATTCAAGAAATACTAACAGACCTTTCTTTAATAAAGAAATTCGAGTAG